From Ascaphus truei isolate aAscTru1 chromosome 20, aAscTru1.hap1, whole genome shotgun sequence, one genomic window encodes:
- the LOC142470931 gene encoding olfactory receptor 9G19-like produces the protein MLQKNQTTVTEFLLLGFPAILHFKSLLFFVFLMFYIFTLAGNFLIIALVSTSHQLHTPMYFFLSQLSLSDILLTTDIVPNMLNVILAEGAVISLAGCITQYFLFAASAGAECFLLTVMSYDRYLAICNPLRYSAIMDLKLCYCMVFWSWLLGFMATLNIVILVCSFQLCNPNVIDHFFCDITPLIEHSCSDRLIMETVLFVLTTPVVLFPFVFVIATYVCIFITILRISSTAGRKKAFSICSSHLAVVCTYYGTLIALYVVPSKGQSLNLKKFTTILYTVITPLLNPIIYTLRNKEIRAALWKRISIMIQTYFE, from the coding sequence ATGCTTCAGAAGAATCAGACAACAGTTACAGAATTTCTGCTTCTGGGATTTCCAGCCATTCTCCACTTCAAGAGCTTACTCTTCTTTGTCTTCCTTATGTTTTACATTTTCACCTTAGCTGGAAATTTCCTGATCATTGCCTTGGTTTCAACCAGTCACCAGCTCCATACGCCCATGTACTTCTTTCTCAGTCAGTTATCGCTGTCTGACATCTTGCTAACCACAGACATTGTGCCTAACATGCTCAATGTAATTTTGGCAGAAGGGGCCGTTATCTCTCTCGCTGGCTGCATCACTCAATATTTCCTGTTTGCTGCATCAGCAGGTGCTGAATGTTTCCTCCTTACAGTGATGTCATATGATAGATACCTGGCCATCTGCAACCCATTGCGTTACTCTGCTATTATGGACCTCAAGCTTTGCTACTGCATGGTTTTCTGGTCTTGGTTGTTAGGATTTATGGCAACACTAAATATAGTTATTTTGGTTTGTTCATTTCAGTTATGTAACCCCAATGTCATTGACCATTTCTTCTGTGATATTACCCCTCTCATTGAACATTCCTGCTCAGACAGATTGATTATGGAAACAGTACTGTTTGTTCTAACCACCCCTGTAGTTCTCTTCCCATTTGTATTCGTCATTGCGACTTATGTTTGTATCTTCATCACTATACTCAGGATCTCCTCCACTGCTGGTAGAAAGAAAGCTTTTTCCATCTGCAGCTCTCACCTGGCCGTTGTGTGCACATATTATGGGACACTGATTGCTCTTTATGTGGTTCCATCCAAAGGACAGTCATTGAATCTAAAGAAATTCACTACTATTCTGTACACAGTCATCACCCCATTACTCAATCCCATAATTTATACTCTGAGGAACAAGGAGATCCGTGCAGCTCTGTGGAAACGTATTAGTATAATGATACAAACCTACTTTGAGTAG